A portion of the Syntrophales bacterium genome contains these proteins:
- a CDS encoding 1-deoxy-D-xylulose-5-phosphate reductoisomerase: MRKLSILGSTGSIGTSALDVVRRNRARFEVVALAAGRNLDLLKEQIVEFDPEVVSVMDEEHARRLREMTGPVRADILSGTEGCCRCASLKGADMVLSAMVGAAGLLPTLAAIEAGKAIALANKETLVTAGSLVMERVRAKGVMLIPVDSEHSAIFQCLEGQQRGAVRRIVLTASGGPFLRHTREQMEAVTTAEALKHPNWTMGRKITIDSASMMNKGLEVIEARWLFDVDYDRIDVVIHPRSIVHSMVEFRDGSILAHLGVPDMRIPIAYALTWPERIPQPGSLLDLTRAGALEFLEPDRERFPSLDMAYAAGRAGGTAPAVMNGANEIAVEAFLKGRIRFTDMAATIKEVLSRHDREDIRSVEDVLRADRWAREAAQTIIERQGA; the protein is encoded by the coding sequence ATGAGAAAACTCTCGATTCTCGGATCCACCGGCTCCATCGGAACCAGCGCCCTGGATGTGGTGCGGCGCAACCGCGCCCGCTTTGAGGTCGTTGCCCTGGCCGCGGGGCGAAACCTGGACCTCCTGAAAGAGCAGATCGTTGAGTTCGACCCGGAGGTGGTCTCCGTGATGGACGAGGAGCATGCCCGGCGGTTGCGGGAGATGACCGGCCCTGTCCGGGCGGACATCCTTTCCGGCACGGAGGGCTGTTGCCGGTGCGCCTCGCTGAAAGGCGCGGACATGGTCCTGTCGGCCATGGTGGGGGCTGCGGGGCTTCTGCCGACCCTGGCGGCCATCGAGGCGGGAAAGGCCATCGCCCTGGCCAACAAGGAGACCCTCGTTACAGCGGGATCCCTCGTCATGGAGCGGGTCCGGGCGAAGGGGGTCATGCTGATTCCGGTGGACAGTGAGCACAGCGCCATCTTTCAATGCCTAGAGGGACAGCAGAGAGGGGCCGTGCGGCGTATCGTCCTGACAGCGTCGGGGGGGCCTTTTCTCCGCCATACCCGGGAGCAGATGGAGGCAGTCACGACCGCGGAGGCCCTGAAGCACCCGAACTGGACCATGGGCCGGAAGATCACCATCGACTCGGCTTCCATGATGAACAAGGGGCTGGAGGTCATCGAGGCGCGGTGGCTCTTCGACGTGGACTACGACCGGATCGACGTGGTCATTCATCCCCGGAGCATCGTTCATTCCATGGTGGAGTTCCGGGACGGCTCCATCCTGGCCCACCTCGGGGTGCCGGACATGCGGATCCCCATCGCCTATGCCCTGACCTGGCCGGAGCGGATCCCGCAGCCCGGCTCGCTTCTGGACCTGACCCGGGCGGGAGCCCTGGAGTTCCTGGAACCCGACAGGGAGCGCTTCCCGAGCCTGGATATGGCCTATGCCGCCGGGCGTGCTGGAGGGACTGCCCCGGCCGTCATGAACGGGGCGAACGAGATCGCCGTGGAGGCCTTCCTTAAGGGAAGAATTCGCTTTACAGACATGGCTGCGACGATTAAAGAGGTTCTCTCCCGTCATGACAGGGAGGATATCCGGTCCGTCGAG
- a CDS encoding phosphatidate cytidylyltransferase: MASSHLQRWLTAIVAVPILFALVLFGGEILFFLLILAVVLLGMEEYTRMSFGEGHPWERWEGLLFAAAICLAARTGDPRILMAVTVFSVLIVFMTYLPRIREDHFDILPVQKLAFGILYIPLMMSHIILIRQAPDGVLWIFFVLVLAFSGDVAAFYVGRTFGRSKLLPLVSPGKTVEGTLGLFAGSVVCCLIYRYFLLPDLPVVHTVALALAGSVIGQLGDLCESALKRASGTKDSGTLLPGHGGFLDRLDCLIFIGPFVYYYKLFLLP, translated from the coding sequence ATGGCAAGCTCACACTTACAGCGCTGGCTCACGGCGATCGTCGCCGTGCCGATCCTGTTCGCCCTGGTCCTGTTCGGTGGGGAGATCCTCTTTTTCCTCCTGATCCTGGCCGTTGTCCTCCTCGGCATGGAGGAATACACGCGCATGTCCTTCGGGGAGGGGCACCCCTGGGAGCGGTGGGAGGGCCTTCTCTTCGCCGCGGCGATCTGTCTCGCCGCCCGGACGGGCGATCCTCGGATCCTCATGGCCGTGACCGTCTTTTCGGTCCTGATCGTATTCATGACCTACCTGCCCCGGATCCGGGAGGACCATTTCGACATCCTGCCGGTACAGAAACTGGCCTTCGGCATCCTCTATATTCCCCTGATGATGTCCCACATCATCCTGATCCGGCAGGCCCCGGACGGCGTCCTGTGGATCTTCTTCGTCCTTGTCCTGGCGTTTTCGGGAGACGTGGCGGCATTTTACGTAGGCCGGACCTTCGGGCGCAGCAAGCTGCTTCCCCTGGTGAGCCCCGGAAAGACCGTCGAGGGGACCCTGGGCCTGTTCGCCGGGAGCGTCGTGTGCTGCCTGATCTACCGGTATTTTCTCCTCCCGGACCTCCCGGTGGTCCACACGGTAGCGCTGGCCCTGGCGGGGAGCGTAATCGGGCAGCTCGGCGATCTCTGCGAATCGGCCCTGAAGAGGGCCTCGGGAACGAAGGATTCGGGAACGCTCCTCCCCGGCCATGGAGGCTTCCTGGACCGCCTGGACTGCCTGATCTTTATCGGGCCTTTTGTCTACTACTACAAACTCTTCCTGCTTCCATGA
- a CDS encoding isoprenyl transferase produces the protein MSDFNGIDRENLPRHIAVIMDGNGRWAKKHALGRIAGHRKGAEAVRTTVRTCREIGIQYLTLYAFSVENWMRPAREVSALMDLLIDYLQSEARELRERGIRLQTIGNTAALREPVQRFLRETMEETKEGRDMVLILALSYGGRDEILQAARALAAKCSAGLLPPEGISKEVFEEHLQTAGVPDPDLLIRTSGEFRISNFLLWQMAYTEFFFTDVLWPDFDRAELLRAIAAYRQRERRFGLTSEQL, from the coding sequence GTGAGCGATTTCAACGGGATTGATAGAGAAAATCTTCCCCGGCACATTGCCGTGATCATGGACGGCAACGGCCGCTGGGCAAAGAAGCACGCCCTGGGGAGAATCGCCGGCCATCGGAAGGGGGCCGAAGCGGTTCGGACCACCGTGCGGACTTGCCGGGAGATCGGCATTCAATACCTGACGCTGTACGCCTTCTCGGTGGAGAACTGGATGCGCCCTGCACGGGAGGTTTCGGCACTGATGGACCTCCTGATCGACTATCTCCAGTCGGAGGCCCGGGAACTCCGGGAGCGGGGGATCCGCCTGCAGACCATCGGAAATACCGCGGCGCTCCGGGAGCCGGTACAGCGATTCCTCCGGGAGACCATGGAGGAAACGAAGGAGGGCCGGGACATGGTCCTGATCCTGGCGCTGAGCTACGGCGGCCGGGACGAGATCCTGCAGGCCGCCCGTGCCCTGGCGGCGAAATGCTCGGCCGGGCTCCTGCCCCCCGAAGGCATCTCGAAGGAGGTGTTCGAAGAGCACCTCCAGACCGCCGGAGTGCCTGATCCGGACCTGCTGATCCGGACCAGCGGCGAGTTCCGGATCAGCAATTTTCTCCTCTGGCAGATGGCCTACACGGAATTCTTTTTTACCGACGTCCTGTGGCCCGATTTCGACCGCGCCGAGCTCCTGAGGGCCATTGCCGCCTATCGGCAGCGGGAGAGGAGGTTTGGGTTGACGTCCGAGCAACTCTAA
- the frr gene encoding ribosome recycling factor, protein MKEKVFATLKEDMDRSTSALEKSFSKVRTGRASLALLDGIKVDYYGVPTPLNQVANLSIPESRMILISPWDTSVIGAIEKAIQKADIGLTPTNDGKLVRLAIPVLTEERRKELVKVVKKMTEECKVKLRNARRDANEEFKTLKKDNKISEDEMFTQQEDVKKRMDKAIEKVDALLAAKEKEIMEI, encoded by the coding sequence ATGAAAGAAAAGGTATTTGCCACGCTGAAGGAAGATATGGACCGGTCCACCAGCGCCTTGGAGAAGTCATTCAGCAAGGTGCGGACGGGACGTGCCTCCCTGGCGCTCCTGGACGGGATCAAGGTCGATTACTACGGGGTGCCAACGCCGCTCAACCAGGTGGCCAATCTCTCGATCCCGGAGAGCCGGATGATCCTGATTTCCCCTTGGGACACCAGCGTCATCGGGGCCATCGAGAAGGCGATCCAGAAGGCGGACATCGGCCTCACGCCCACGAACGACGGAAAACTGGTGCGGCTGGCCATTCCGGTCCTCACGGAGGAGCGCCGGAAGGAACTGGTGAAGGTTGTCAAGAAGATGACCGAGGAATGCAAGGTCAAGCTCCGGAACGCGCGCCGCGATGCCAATGAGGAGTTCAAGACGCTGAAGAAGGACAACAAGATCTCCGAGGACGAGATGTTCACCCAGCAGGAGGATGTGAAAAAGCGCATGGACAAGGCCATCGAGAAGGTGGATGCCCTCCTGGCGGCGAAGGAAAAGGAGATCATGGAGATCTGA
- the pyrH gene encoding UMP kinase encodes MEKPVFRRVLLKLSGEALAGGRGFGFDFEVIEGIAREIKSVVALGVQVGLVIGGGNIWRGGIAAARGMDRTSADYTGMLATVINGLTMQSALEAQGVPARVLSALDVKGVAEPYIQRRAIRYLDEGSVLLLAGGTGNPFFTTDTAAALRAIEIKAEVLLKATKVDGVYDRDPVGQPDAIFFDRIGYADVLVKDLKVMDGTAVSLCRDNGMPVIVFNLQKSGNIKRVLCGEPVGTRLGA; translated from the coding sequence TTGGAAAAGCCGGTATTTCGCAGGGTACTCCTGAAGCTCAGCGGGGAAGCCCTTGCCGGGGGCCGGGGCTTCGGCTTCGATTTCGAGGTGATCGAGGGAATCGCCCGGGAAATCAAGTCGGTCGTGGCCCTGGGAGTCCAGGTCGGTCTGGTCATCGGCGGCGGCAACATCTGGCGGGGCGGCATCGCCGCCGCCCGCGGCATGGACCGGACGTCGGCGGACTACACGGGGATGCTGGCGACGGTCATCAACGGACTGACCATGCAGAGCGCCCTGGAGGCCCAGGGCGTTCCGGCCCGTGTTCTCTCCGCCCTGGACGTGAAAGGGGTGGCCGAGCCTTATATCCAGAGGCGCGCCATCCGTTATCTGGATGAAGGCAGCGTCCTTCTCCTGGCCGGAGGGACGGGAAATCCTTTTTTCACCACCGACACGGCGGCGGCTCTCCGGGCCATCGAGATCAAGGCCGAGGTACTGCTCAAGGCCACAAAGGTGGACGGCGTCTACGACCGGGACCCCGTCGGCCAGCCGGATGCGATCTTCTTCGATCGCATCGGCTATGCGGATGTCCTGGTGAAGGATCTGAAAGTCATGGACGGCACAGCCGTTTCCCTCTGCCGGGACAACGGCATGCCGGTGATCGTCTTCAACCTCCAGAAAAGTGGAAACATCAAGCGGGTACTCTGCGGGGAACCGGTAGGGACCCGGTTAGGAGCGTAA
- the tsf gene encoding translation elongation factor Ts — translation MEITSAMVKELRDKTGAGMMDCKEALQSSSGDFEKAIDFLRKKGMSAATKRSSKAAKDGAVGSYIHMGGKIGVLVEINCETDFVAKTDNFTGFVKDIAMHVAASNPLYLKSEEIPAADLEREKAIYRDQLAQEKKPEKIWDKIIEGKLRKYYEDVCLLDQKFIKNPDITVKTLLNEMIAKTGENIIIRRFARFQLGEELKG, via the coding sequence TTGGAAATTACATCCGCAATGGTAAAAGAGTTGAGGGATAAAACAGGCGCCGGTATGATGGACTGCAAGGAAGCCCTGCAGTCCTCCAGCGGCGATTTTGAAAAGGCCATCGACTTCCTGCGCAAGAAGGGCATGTCGGCGGCTACGAAGCGCTCCTCCAAGGCCGCCAAGGACGGTGCCGTCGGCTCCTACATCCACATGGGCGGAAAGATCGGCGTCCTCGTGGAGATCAACTGCGAGACCGACTTTGTGGCGAAGACGGACAACTTCACCGGTTTCGTCAAGGACATCGCCATGCATGTGGCGGCATCGAACCCCCTGTACCTGAAGAGCGAAGAGATCCCCGCGGCCGACCTCGAGCGGGAAAAGGCCATTTATCGGGATCAGCTTGCCCAGGAGAAGAAGCCCGAGAAGATCTGGGACAAGATCATCGAGGGGAAACTCAGGAAGTATTACGAGGATGTGTGTCTCCTGGACCAGAAATTCATCAAGAATCCCGACATCACGGTGAAGACGCTTCTGAACGAAATGATCGCCAAGACGGGAGAGAACATCATCATCCGTCGCTTCGCCCGGTTCCAGCTGGGAGAAGAGTTGAAGGGCTGA
- the rpsB gene encoding 30S ribosomal protein S2 produces MAALISMKLLLEAGVHFGHQTNKWNPKMKTYIFGARNGIYIIDLQQTVEMFHKAYDFVVNTVANGGTILFVGTKKQSQEAIREEAGRCGMPYVNQRWLGGMLTNFTTIKKSIDRLNMLDKMFQDESVRAFPKKEIMKLQKERDKLLKVLGGIRTLKGHPGGLFIVDPKREDITVQEARKLGIPITAIVDTNCNPDLIDYVIPGNDDAIRAIKLFSSRIADAVMEGKKRYEEKIQAESDKDARAQEAPVEEAEPDVPESVEKKESPEGQAGSTEATA; encoded by the coding sequence ATGGCAGCACTGATTTCCATGAAGCTCCTGCTCGAGGCGGGAGTCCACTTCGGTCACCAGACCAACAAATGGAACCCGAAGATGAAAACCTACATCTTCGGCGCCCGAAACGGCATCTACATCATCGATCTCCAGCAGACCGTCGAGATGTTCCACAAGGCTTACGACTTTGTCGTGAACACCGTGGCGAACGGCGGAACCATCCTGTTTGTGGGAACGAAGAAACAGTCCCAGGAAGCGATCCGCGAGGAGGCCGGGCGCTGCGGCATGCCTTACGTCAACCAGCGCTGGCTCGGCGGTATGCTGACCAACTTCACGACCATCAAGAAAAGCATCGACCGCCTCAACATGCTGGACAAGATGTTCCAGGATGAAAGCGTGCGGGCCTTCCCGAAGAAGGAGATCATGAAGCTCCAGAAGGAGCGCGACAAGCTCCTCAAGGTTCTCGGAGGAATCCGGACACTCAAGGGGCATCCGGGCGGCCTGTTCATCGTGGACCCGAAACGGGAAGACATCACCGTGCAGGAGGCGCGAAAACTGGGAATTCCGATCACGGCCATCGTGGACACCAACTGCAACCCCGACCTGATCGACTATGTGATCCCCGGCAATGACGACGCCATCCGGGCCATCAAGCTCTTTTCCTCCCGCATCGCCGATGCGGTCATGGAGGGGAAGAAGCGTTACGAGGAAAAGATCCAGGCGGAGAGCGACAAGGACGCCCGCGCACAGGAGGCTCCCGTCGAGGAGGCCGAGCCGGACGTTCCGGAGAGCGTGGAGAAGAAGGAGAGTCCCGAGGGACAGGCCGGATCAACGGAAGCAACTGCTTGA
- the argJ gene encoding bifunctional glutamate N-acetyltransferase/amino-acid acetyltransferase ArgJ, with protein sequence MKRDVNWTVPGFRAAGIASGIKEDGRKDLALIVSEEPASAAGMFTTNAFKAAPVIVDMERIRSGRAQAILTNSGNANAAMGPEGIEDARASSRAVSGALGIPDDMILVASTGVIGRRLPVGKILAGVGSLAGRLRPDGMEEAQEAILTTDRFPKMALRAESIDGRPVTVLGMAKGAGMIQPDMATMLAYVLTDAAVEPRLLGELLREGVAGSFNAISVDGCMSTNDTVLVLANGRAGNRPFRKGDRDGRTFRGMLAAVLEEMALAMVRDGEGATKVVTLEVSGGRTKAEARRVAYAVGNSNLFKTACFGGDPNWGRVIGAVGAAGVPVNPDAVNVSFGGVTVFAGGRGIPAATAELARVMASDRIHVRIDLAGGRGAFVLHTSDLTFDYVRINAHYTT encoded by the coding sequence ATGAAAAGGGATGTGAACTGGACCGTACCGGGTTTCCGGGCGGCGGGGATCGCCTCGGGGATCAAGGAGGACGGGCGCAAGGACCTGGCCCTGATCGTTTCAGAGGAGCCGGCCTCCGCGGCGGGCATGTTCACCACCAACGCCTTCAAGGCGGCCCCGGTGATTGTGGACATGGAGCGCATCCGGTCCGGCCGGGCCCAGGCGATCCTGACCAACAGCGGCAACGCCAACGCCGCCATGGGGCCCGAGGGCATCGAAGACGCCCGGGCGTCCTCCCGGGCGGTCTCGGGGGCGCTGGGCATTCCGGATGACATGATTCTAGTGGCCTCCACGGGAGTCATCGGCCGGCGCCTGCCTGTCGGGAAGATCCTGGCCGGCGTCGGGTCGCTGGCCGGGAGACTGCGTCCTGACGGGATGGAAGAGGCCCAGGAGGCGATCCTCACGACGGACCGGTTTCCCAAGATGGCTCTCCGCGCGGAGAGCATCGACGGCCGGCCCGTGACGGTCCTAGGGATGGCCAAAGGCGCCGGTATGATTCAGCCGGACATGGCGACCATGCTGGCCTACGTTCTCACGGATGCGGCCGTCGAGCCCCGCCTCCTGGGAGAGCTGCTCCGGGAAGGGGTGGCCGGGAGCTTCAACGCCATTTCCGTGGATGGATGCATGAGCACCAACGACACCGTCCTCGTCCTGGCCAACGGCCGGGCGGGGAACCGCCCTTTCCGGAAAGGGGACCGTGACGGCCGTACCTTCCGGGGGATGCTGGCGGCGGTCCTGGAGGAGATGGCCCTGGCCATGGTCCGGGACGGGGAAGGGGCGACCAAGGTCGTCACGCTGGAAGTGTCCGGCGGGAGGACGAAGGCGGAGGCCCGGAGGGTGGCCTATGCCGTGGGGAACTCAAACCTGTTCAAGACGGCCTGTTTCGGGGGAGACCCCAACTGGGGGCGCGTGATCGGGGCAGTGGGCGCCGCCGGTGTGCCGGTGAATCCCGATGCTGTCAATGTGTCTTTTGGTGGGGTGACGGTCTTTGCGGGTGGCCGGGGCATTCCCGCGGCGACGGCGGAGCTGGCCCGCGTCATGGCCTCGGACCGGATCCATGTCCGGATCGATCTCGCCGGAGGCAGGGGGGCATTCGTCCTCCACACCTCCGACCTGACCTTCGACTATGTCAGGATCAACGCCCATTACACGACCTGA
- the secA gene encoding preprotein translocase subunit SecA — MMFESILKKIVGSKNDRDLKRLSFILDEVNDLEPAMLALSDAELQAKTPYFKEKLENGATLDDILPEAFAVVREVSRRTLLMRPFDVQVIGGIVLHEGKIAEMKTGEGKTLAATMPMYLNALTGRGAHLVTVNDYLARRDASWMGPIYNFLGLTVGVIVHGMDDAERRKAYLSDITYGTNNEFGFDYLRDNMKFTLDDYVQRDFHYAIVDEVDSILIDEARTPLIISGPSDESTDKYYRINQIIPRLRKDTDYTIEEKSKTVVLTEEGVARVESLLKVQNLYEPGNIEIVHHVNQALKAHTLFKRDVDYMVKDGEVIIVDEFTGRLMPGRRYSDGLHQALEAKEKVKIERENQTLASITFQNYFRMYDKLAGMTGTADTEAEEFKKIYGLEVVVVPTNMPMIREDHTDVVYKTEEEKFKAVIEEIKEMHRNSRPVLVGTISIEKSEYLSKILSRTGVKHHVLNAKQHDREAEIVAQAGQRGMVTISTNMAGRGTDIKLGEGVAELGGLHILGTERHESRRIDNQLRGRSGRQGDMGSSRFYLSLEDDLMRIFGGEKISSIMDRIGLEENQPIEHRMISKAIENSQKRVEGQNFEIRKHLLEYDDVMNRQRQVIYEQRRKVLRGGEGLWSDLEEMLGDVLDDLIPDFIDEKGNPVDGDLKGLEDMVFKQFSLKMNFSDREDLRPAVIQEEIHEAVMGLLRGKEAEFGKELMEYLLRVIMLNAIDTQWKDHLLAMDHLKEGIGLRGYGQKDPVREYQKEGYDMFMEMIERIKMDSLEKLCMIRIQREDEVERIQRRQEQEYVMSRGGDGAAAAPVKRTGEKVGRNDPCPCGSGKKYKRCCGAN, encoded by the coding sequence ATGATGTTTGAATCCATTTTGAAGAAAATCGTGGGCAGCAAGAACGACCGCGACCTGAAGCGCCTTTCCTTTATCCTCGATGAAGTCAACGATCTGGAACCGGCGATGCTGGCCCTGAGCGACGCCGAACTCCAGGCGAAGACCCCGTATTTCAAGGAGAAGCTGGAAAACGGAGCCACCCTGGACGACATCCTCCCGGAGGCCTTTGCGGTCGTGCGGGAGGTGTCCCGGCGGACCCTCCTGATGCGCCCCTTCGACGTGCAGGTCATCGGCGGCATCGTCCTCCACGAGGGAAAGATCGCCGAGATGAAGACGGGCGAGGGGAAGACCCTGGCGGCGACCATGCCGATGTACCTGAACGCCCTGACGGGCCGGGGCGCCCACCTGGTTACGGTGAACGACTACCTGGCCCGCCGCGACGCTTCGTGGATGGGGCCCATTTACAACTTTCTCGGCCTGACCGTGGGCGTCATCGTCCACGGCATGGACGACGCGGAGCGCAGGAAGGCCTACCTGTCGGACATCACGTACGGAACGAACAACGAATTCGGCTTCGACTACCTTCGGGACAACATGAAGTTCACCCTGGACGATTACGTCCAGAGGGACTTCCACTACGCCATCGTCGACGAGGTGGACAGCATCCTCATTGACGAGGCCCGGACGCCCCTCATCATCTCCGGGCCGTCCGACGAATCGACGGACAAGTACTACCGGATCAACCAGATCATCCCGCGCCTTCGCAAGGACACGGACTACACGATCGAGGAGAAGAGCAAGACCGTGGTGTTGACGGAGGAGGGCGTCGCCCGGGTGGAAAGCCTCCTGAAGGTCCAGAATCTCTATGAACCCGGGAACATCGAGATCGTCCATCACGTCAACCAGGCCCTCAAGGCCCACACCCTGTTCAAGCGGGACGTGGATTACATGGTGAAGGACGGCGAGGTCATCATCGTCGACGAATTCACCGGCCGGCTGATGCCGGGGAGGCGCTACAGCGACGGCCTGCACCAGGCCCTGGAGGCGAAGGAGAAGGTCAAGATCGAGCGGGAGAACCAGACCCTCGCGTCCATCACCTTCCAGAACTACTTCCGCATGTACGACAAGCTGGCGGGCATGACCGGCACCGCCGACACGGAGGCGGAGGAGTTCAAGAAGATCTACGGCCTCGAGGTGGTGGTCGTCCCGACGAACATGCCCATGATCCGGGAAGACCATACGGACGTCGTCTACAAGACGGAGGAGGAAAAGTTCAAGGCCGTCATCGAGGAGATCAAGGAGATGCACCGGAACAGCCGACCCGTCCTGGTGGGCACCATCTCCATCGAGAAGTCGGAGTACCTGAGCAAGATTCTCTCCCGGACGGGGGTCAAGCACCACGTCCTCAACGCCAAGCAGCACGACCGGGAGGCGGAGATTGTCGCCCAGGCGGGCCAGCGGGGCATGGTGACCATCTCGACCAACATGGCGGGTCGCGGAACCGACATCAAGCTGGGCGAGGGAGTAGCGGAACTGGGGGGCCTCCACATCCTGGGAACGGAGCGCCACGAGAGCCGGCGGATCGACAACCAGCTCCGCGGCCGCTCTGGACGCCAGGGGGACATGGGTTCCTCCCGATTCTACCTGTCCCTCGAGGACGATCTGATGCGCATCTTCGGGGGCGAGAAAATCTCCTCGATCATGGACAGGATCGGCCTTGAGGAGAACCAGCCCATTGAGCACCGGATGATCTCCAAGGCCATCGAGAACTCCCAGAAGCGCGTGGAAGGGCAGAACTTCGAGATCCGCAAGCACCTCCTGGAATACGACGATGTCATGAACCGCCAGCGGCAGGTCATTTATGAGCAGCGCCGCAAGGTCCTACGGGGAGGCGAAGGCCTCTGGTCGGACCTGGAAGAAATGCTGGGGGACGTCCTGGACGACCTGATTCCGGACTTCATCGACGAGAAGGGGAATCCGGTGGACGGGGATCTGAAAGGGCTGGAGGACATGGTGTTCAAGCAGTTCTCCCTGAAGATGAACTTCTCCGACCGGGAAGACCTGAGGCCCGCCGTGATCCAGGAGGAGATCCACGAAGCCGTGATGGGGCTCCTCCGGGGCAAGGAGGCGGAGTTCGGGAAGGAGCTGATGGAATACCTCCTTCGTGTCATCATGCTCAATGCCATCGACACGCAGTGGAAGGACCACCTGCTGGCCATGGATCATCTCAAGGAGGGGATCGGGCTTCGGGGATACGGACAGAAGGATCCCGTTCGGGAGTACCAGAAGGAAGGGTACGACATGTTCATGGAGATGATCGAGCGGATCAAGATGGACAGCCTGGAGAAGCTCTGCATGATCCGGATCCAGCGGGAGGACGAGGTCGAGCGGATCCAGCGGCGGCAGGAGCAGGAGTACGTCATGAGCCGGGGAGGCGACGGGGCGGCGGCCGCCCCGGTCAAGCGGACCGGGGAGAAGGTCGGCCGGAACGATCCCTGCCCCTGCGGGAGCGGGAAGAAATACAAACGATGCTGCGGTGCAAATTGA
- a CDS encoding M23 family metallopeptidase, translating into MAKRGFTLLIIPRKDGPVHTFGIPGSLLKRLAAVLAVVILASLYFAYDYISVRRDAAELARLRAVTGNQEKQIVELAGRLERYSARMNELSEFDRKIRIAANIEGSRDKQVILGIGGAVPEEGPVPSRLDGDRQAILTQVVQGVDRLEQEAAAREKSFVQILHFLNRQRSVVAATPSLWPVRGLVTSEFGTRSSPFGGGREYHEGIDVATQHGTPVRAPADGVVLEASMQSGYGNVVKLDHGRGLSTLYGHLSRIAVRKGTIVRRGEVIGYVGNTGRSTGSHLHYSVYFSGVAVNPRNYLRR; encoded by the coding sequence ATGGCGAAACGCGGCTTTACGCTCTTGATCATTCCCCGAAAGGACGGTCCCGTCCATACCTTCGGGATTCCCGGATCCCTCCTGAAGAGGCTGGCCGCGGTTCTGGCCGTCGTCATTCTCGCGTCGCTCTATTTCGCCTATGATTACATTTCCGTCCGCCGGGATGCCGCCGAGTTGGCGCGCCTGCGGGCAGTCACGGGCAACCAGGAGAAGCAGATCGTCGAGCTCGCCGGACGCCTGGAGCGGTACAGTGCCAGGATGAACGAGTTGAGCGAGTTCGACCGGAAGATCCGCATTGCCGCCAACATCGAGGGCAGCCGCGACAAGCAGGTGATTCTGGGCATCGGGGGCGCCGTGCCGGAGGAGGGGCCGGTCCCGTCGCGCCTGGATGGAGACCGGCAGGCCATCCTGACGCAGGTCGTGCAGGGCGTCGACCGGCTGGAGCAGGAGGCGGCCGCCCGGGAGAAGAGTTTTGTCCAGATCCTGCATTTCCTGAACCGCCAGCGTTCGGTCGTCGCGGCGACACCGTCTCTCTGGCCGGTACGGGGACTGGTGACCTCCGAGTTCGGTACCCGCTCGTCCCCCTTCGGCGGAGGCCGGGAATATCATGAGGGTATCGACGTTGCCACGCAGCACGGAACGCCGGTCCGCGCGCCAGCGGACGGGGTCGTTCTGGAGGCGTCCATGCAGAGCGGCTATGGGAATGTGGTCAAGCTTGATCACGGCCGGGGGCTCTCCACGCTCTACGGGCATTTGTCCCGGATCGCCGTCCGGAAAGGGACGATCGTACGGCGGGGCGAGGTCATCGGGTACGTCGGGAACACCGGCCGAAGCACCGGCTCCCATCTTCACTACTCTGTTTATTTCAGCGGAGTCGCCGTGAATCCGAGGAATTATCTGCGCCGATAG